In one window of Pseudomonas chlororaphis subsp. chlororaphis DNA:
- a CDS encoding alginate O-acetyltransferase, which produces MRPHLIKLLSLSALTAGILAASNSARADETQAPKFTAEPCCNLCPAAHDAKNYTTRYQQNFTTLVQAQGDWLFRTQEDLRTEFNTTPEGYRRLQQLHDAFKSKGVELVLVYQPTRGLVNRNKLNPQEKASFDYDKALKNYQGMLGRFAQMGYVVPDLSPLTNEQLPETLPAHDFYFRGDQHWTPYGAQRTAKIVAQKVKQLPAFADIPKREFETHKSGRMGKTGTLHNMAGQLCGTSYAIQYMDQFTTEPKGEAGDGDLFGDSGNPEITLVGTSHSGKNYNFAGFLQEEIGADILNVAFPGGGFEGSMLQYLGSEEFQTKPPKILIWEFSPLYRLDQETIYRQMMALLDNGCEGKPAQMSASATLKPGKNELMVNSKNMDLRNSSHQVDIRFADTSVKTLQATLWYMNGRHEDIKIDKPETSDTDGRFAFELRTDEDWASQNLLAVEVQGPEAGAAAQKVEAKICKRNVFPDAGQRTAQIGQ; this is translated from the coding sequence ATGCGCCCACACCTGATCAAACTCTTGAGCCTCTCGGCATTGACCGCGGGCATTCTCGCCGCCAGTAACAGCGCTCGCGCCGATGAAACCCAGGCACCGAAGTTCACCGCCGAGCCCTGCTGCAACCTGTGCCCGGCGGCCCATGACGCGAAGAACTACACCACCCGCTACCAGCAGAACTTCACCACCCTGGTGCAAGCCCAGGGCGACTGGCTGTTCCGTACCCAGGAAGACCTGCGCACCGAATTCAACACCACGCCGGAAGGTTATCGCCGCCTGCAACAGCTGCACGACGCCTTCAAGAGCAAGGGCGTGGAGCTGGTGCTGGTGTACCAGCCGACCCGCGGCCTGGTGAACCGCAACAAGCTCAACCCACAGGAGAAGGCCAGCTTCGACTACGACAAGGCACTGAAAAACTACCAGGGCATGCTCGGCCGTTTCGCCCAGATGGGCTACGTGGTACCGGACCTGTCGCCGCTGACCAACGAGCAACTGCCGGAGACCCTGCCGGCCCACGACTTCTACTTCCGCGGCGATCAGCACTGGACTCCGTACGGCGCCCAGCGCACGGCGAAGATCGTGGCGCAGAAGGTCAAGCAGTTGCCGGCCTTCGCCGACATTCCCAAGCGTGAGTTCGAGACCCACAAGTCCGGGCGCATGGGCAAGACCGGCACCCTGCACAACATGGCCGGCCAGCTCTGCGGCACCAGCTACGCGATCCAGTACATGGACCAGTTCACCACCGAACCCAAGGGCGAGGCCGGCGACGGCGACCTGTTCGGCGATTCCGGCAACCCGGAGATCACCCTGGTGGGCACCAGCCACAGCGGCAAGAACTACAACTTCGCCGGCTTCCTGCAGGAAGAGATCGGCGCCGACATTCTCAACGTCGCCTTCCCCGGCGGCGGCTTCGAAGGCTCCATGCTGCAGTACCTGGGCAGCGAGGAATTCCAGACCAAGCCACCGAAGATCCTGATCTGGGAATTCTCGCCGCTGTACCGCCTGGACCAGGAAACCATCTACCGGCAGATGATGGCCCTGCTCGACAACGGCTGCGAAGGCAAGCCGGCGCAAATGAGCGCCAGCGCCACCCTCAAGCCCGGCAAGAACGAGCTGATGGTCAACAGCAAGAACATGGACCTGCGCAACAGCAGCCACCAGGTCGATATCCGCTTCGCCGACACCTCGGTGAAAACCCTGCAAGCCACCCTCTGGTACATGAACGGGCGCCACGAGGACATCAAGATCGACAAACCGGAAACATCCGACACCGACGGGCGTTTCGCCTTTGAACTGCGCACCGACGAAGACTGGGCCTCGCAGAACCTGCTGGCAGTCGAAGTCCAGGGTCCGGAAGCCGGCGCCGCGGCACAGAAAGTCGAAGCGAAAATTTGCAAACGCAACGTATTCCCGGATGCCGGTCAACGCACCGCGCAAATCGGGCAATGA
- the algG gene encoding mannuronan 5-epimerase AlgG, with protein MNSPMNSPAIRGSISLLASAMLLASSAVFANVEPAPAATSGKLPTVAKELQQAKTYTVSSAPTAPLNLAKPALPDLSGYTAEAAAAKIVRSKPGKISVRRMMQEDALKDFIGGDNKMAEWVVRQHGIPQAIFIDDGYVNLKELAKKLPKQYISETSPGVYLARLPIVVGRKGILEIDQQTQELRLSQEGGSFLVNDGQLFVRDTKVTGWREKDNGPATFNSPKEFRPFLLAWGGTETYIVNSKMASFGYANSKSYGVSISQYTPNMAKVLKRPEPTGWIIGSEFSDMWYGFYCYETRDFVVKGNTYKDNIVYGIDPHDRSHRLIIAYNTVYGTKKKHGIIISREVNDSFIFNNRSYENNLSGLVIDRNSVNNLIADNEIYRNHTDGITLYESADNLLWGNKVISNRRHGIRIRNSVNIRLYENVAMANGLTGIYGHIKDLSDTDRDIKLDPFDAQVSLIVVGGELAANGSGPMSIDSPLSVELYRVSMLAPTKSSGISFSGILGERQDEILDLLVRQQKAVLIDPVERQTEMRD; from the coding sequence ATGAACAGCCCGATGAACAGCCCAGCGATAAGAGGCTCGATCAGCCTGTTGGCCAGCGCCATGCTGCTGGCCAGCAGCGCCGTCTTCGCCAACGTCGAACCGGCCCCGGCCGCTACGTCCGGCAAGCTGCCGACCGTGGCCAAGGAGCTGCAACAGGCCAAGACCTACACCGTCAGCAGCGCGCCCACCGCGCCGCTGAACCTGGCCAAGCCGGCCCTGCCCGACCTCTCCGGCTACACCGCCGAAGCGGCGGCGGCGAAGATCGTGCGCAGCAAGCCCGGCAAGATCAGCGTGCGCCGCATGATGCAGGAAGACGCGCTGAAGGACTTTATCGGCGGTGACAACAAGATGGCCGAATGGGTGGTGCGCCAGCACGGCATCCCCCAGGCGATCTTCATCGACGACGGTTACGTCAACCTCAAGGAGCTGGCGAAGAAGCTGCCCAAGCAGTACATCAGCGAAACCTCGCCGGGCGTTTACCTGGCGCGGCTGCCGATCGTGGTCGGGCGCAAGGGCATCCTGGAAATCGACCAGCAGACCCAGGAACTGCGCCTGTCCCAGGAAGGCGGTTCGTTCCTGGTCAACGACGGCCAGCTGTTCGTGCGCGACACCAAGGTCACCGGCTGGCGCGAGAAGGACAACGGCCCGGCGACGTTCAACTCGCCCAAGGAATTCCGTCCGTTCCTGCTGGCCTGGGGCGGCACCGAGACCTACATCGTCAACAGCAAGATGGCCAGCTTCGGCTACGCCAACAGTAAGTCCTACGGCGTGAGTATTTCCCAGTACACGCCGAACATGGCCAAGGTGCTCAAGCGCCCCGAACCCACCGGCTGGATCATCGGCTCTGAGTTCTCGGACATGTGGTACGGCTTCTATTGCTACGAGACCCGCGACTTCGTGGTCAAGGGCAACACCTACAAGGACAACATCGTCTACGGCATCGACCCCCACGACCGTTCGCACCGGCTGATCATCGCCTACAACACCGTCTACGGGACCAAGAAGAAGCACGGGATCATCATTTCCCGGGAAGTGAACGACAGCTTCATCTTCAACAACCGCAGCTACGAGAACAACCTTTCGGGCCTGGTGATCGACCGTAACAGCGTGAACAACCTGATCGCCGACAACGAGATCTACCGCAACCACACCGACGGCATCACCCTCTATGAGAGTGCCGACAACCTGCTGTGGGGCAACAAGGTGATCAGCAACCGGCGCCATGGCATCCGCATTCGCAACAGCGTGAACATCCGCCTGTACGAGAACGTCGCCATGGCCAACGGCCTGACCGGCATCTACGGCCACATCAAGGACCTCTCCGACACCGACCGCGACATCAAGCTCGACCCGTTCGACGCCCAGGTGTCGCTGATCGTGGTCGGCGGCGAGCTGGCTGCCAATGGCAGCGGCCCGATGTCCATCGACTCGCCGTTGAGCGTCGAGCTGTACCGCGTGTCCATGCTCGCCCCGACCAAGAGCAGCGGCATCAGCTTCTCGGGGATCCTCGGCGAGCGCCAGGACGAAATTCTTGACCTGCTGGTGCGCCAGCAGAAAGCCGTGCTGATCGACCCTGTCGAACGCCAGACCGAAATGCGCGATTGA
- a CDS encoding alginate biosynthesis protein Alg44 has translation MNTAVNVNVVHESEAQRQHARVKIPAKLRFFGPDRTPVEARVIDLSAGGLSFNCGQLPIKVGDVHKGRLQFVIDNLGLAMDVELQVRSVDRQSGRVGCQFQNLEPQDISTLRQLITSHLAGDIVTMGDVLATLQRDNFTKARKNKDAGHGMSALGRLRAVTFSAGIFVVGLAAFGFILKSVYGMYFVSHAQAGLVSAPGMNVTMPRDGTVQSLIQADGVAAKGAPLATFSTSMLDVLKGHLNEDQLQPAKVEELFGKQMTGTLTSPCDCTVAQQMVADGQYASKGDVIFQLVPRNSQANVEARFSYRQFADVRPGTKVSFQIAGEDDVRSGTIVSSTSLNSSDLSSDIRVQIKPDAPLSSAFAGRPVEVSSDRGPSVNWLIDKAMAAGL, from the coding sequence ATGAACACCGCCGTGAACGTCAATGTAGTGCATGAATCCGAAGCCCAACGCCAACACGCCCGGGTCAAGATCCCGGCCAAGCTGCGCTTCTTCGGCCCCGACCGGACCCCGGTCGAGGCGCGGGTCATCGACCTCTCCGCCGGCGGCCTGAGCTTCAACTGCGGGCAGTTGCCGATCAAGGTCGGCGACGTGCACAAGGGTCGCCTGCAGTTCGTCATCGACAACCTCGGGCTGGCCATGGACGTGGAGTTGCAGGTGCGCTCCGTGGATCGCCAGAGCGGCCGGGTCGGCTGCCAGTTCCAGAACCTCGAGCCCCAGGACATCTCGACCCTGCGCCAGCTGATCACCTCGCACCTGGCCGGCGACATCGTGACCATGGGCGACGTGCTCGCCACCCTGCAGCGCGACAACTTCACCAAGGCGCGCAAGAACAAGGACGCCGGCCACGGCATGAGCGCCCTGGGCCGCCTGCGCGCGGTGACCTTCAGCGCCGGGATCTTCGTCGTTGGCCTGGCGGCCTTCGGCTTCATCCTCAAGTCAGTGTACGGCATGTACTTCGTCAGCCACGCCCAGGCCGGCCTGGTCAGCGCGCCGGGGATGAACGTCACCATGCCGCGCGACGGCACCGTGCAGAGCCTGATCCAGGCCGACGGCGTGGCCGCCAAGGGCGCCCCGCTGGCGACCTTCAGCACCAGCATGCTCGACGTGCTCAAGGGCCATCTGAACGAAGACCAGCTGCAACCGGCCAAGGTCGAGGAACTGTTCGGCAAGCAGATGACCGGCACCCTGACCTCGCCCTGCGACTGCACCGTGGCCCAGCAAATGGTTGCCGACGGCCAGTACGCCAGCAAGGGCGACGTGATCTTCCAGCTGGTCCCGCGTAACAGCCAGGCCAACGTCGAAGCGCGCTTCTCCTACCGCCAGTTCGCCGACGTGCGTCCGGGGACCAAGGTCAGCTTCCAGATCGCCGGCGAAGACGACGTACGCAGCGGCACCATCGTCAGCAGCACCAGCCTCAACAGCAGCGACCTGTCTTCGGACATTCGCGTGCAGATCAAGCCCGACGCCCCGCTGAGCAGCGCCTTCGCCGGCCGCCCGGTGGAAGTCAGCAGCGATCGCGGCCCGTCTGTGAACTGGCTGATCGACAAAGCCATGGCTGCCGGTCTCTAA
- a CDS encoding nucleotide sugar dehydrogenase, giving the protein MRISIFGLGYVGAVCAGCLSARGHEVVGVDVAKDKIDMINAGKSPIVEPGLGELLAQGIQTGRLRGTTNFAEAIRDTDLSMICVGTPSKKNGDLELNYIEAVCREIGFVLRDKTSRHTIVVRSTVLPGTVANVVIPILEDCSGKKAGVDFGVAVNPEFLRESTAIKDYDFPPMTVIGEFDKASGDVLQSLYEELDAPIIRKDIAVAEMIKYTCNVWHATKVTFANEIGNIAKAVGVDGREVMDVVCQDKTLNLSQYYMRPGFAFGGSCLPKDVRALTFRAGSLDVEAPLLNSLMRSNESQVQNAFDIVSSHDKRKVALLGLSFKAGTDDLRESPLVELAEMLIGKGFDLSIYDSNVEYARVHGANKDYIESKIPHVSSLLNADFDSVIDNSDVIILGNRDEKFRALAEDVPHGKQVIDLVGFMSKATSASGRTEGICW; this is encoded by the coding sequence ATGCGCATCAGCATATTTGGTTTGGGTTACGTCGGCGCGGTATGTGCCGGTTGCCTGTCTGCACGGGGCCATGAGGTCGTTGGCGTCGATGTTGCCAAGGACAAGATCGACATGATCAACGCCGGTAAATCGCCGATCGTTGAACCGGGTCTGGGTGAACTTCTGGCGCAAGGTATTCAAACCGGTCGTCTGCGCGGAACCACCAACTTCGCCGAGGCGATTCGCGACACTGACTTGTCGATGATCTGTGTCGGCACGCCCAGCAAGAAGAACGGCGACCTGGAACTCAACTACATCGAAGCGGTATGCCGCGAGATCGGTTTTGTCCTGCGCGACAAGACCTCCCGCCACACCATCGTGGTGCGCAGTACCGTACTGCCGGGCACTGTCGCCAACGTGGTGATCCCGATCCTCGAAGACTGCTCCGGCAAGAAGGCCGGCGTCGACTTCGGCGTCGCGGTCAACCCTGAGTTCCTGCGTGAAAGCACCGCGATCAAGGACTACGACTTCCCACCGATGACCGTGATCGGCGAATTCGACAAGGCCTCGGGCGACGTCCTGCAATCGCTGTACGAAGAACTCGACGCACCGATCATCCGCAAGGACATCGCTGTCGCCGAGATGATCAAGTACACCTGCAACGTGTGGCACGCCACCAAGGTCACCTTCGCCAACGAGATCGGCAACATCGCCAAGGCCGTCGGCGTCGATGGTCGTGAAGTGATGGACGTGGTCTGCCAGGACAAGACCCTCAACCTGTCCCAGTACTACATGCGCCCAGGCTTCGCCTTCGGCGGTTCCTGCCTGCCCAAGGACGTGCGCGCCCTGACCTTCCGCGCCGGTTCCCTGGACGTCGAAGCGCCGCTGCTCAACTCGCTGATGCGCAGCAACGAGTCCCAGGTGCAGAACGCCTTCGACATCGTCTCCAGCCACGATAAGCGCAAAGTCGCCCTGCTCGGCCTGAGCTTCAAGGCCGGTACCGACGATCTGCGCGAAAGCCCGCTGGTGGAGCTGGCGGAAATGCTGATCGGCAAGGGCTTCGACCTGAGCATCTACGACAGCAACGTCGAGTACGCCCGCGTCCACGGTGCCAACAAAGACTACATCGAGTCCAAGATCCCCCACGTCTCGTCCCTGCTCAACGCGGACTTCGACTCGGTGATCGACAACTCCGACGTGATCATCCTCGGCAACCGCGACGAGAAGTTCCGTGCCCTGGCCGAAGACGTGCCGCATGGCAAGCAGGTCATCGACCTGGTCGGGTTCATGTCCAAGGCCACCAGCGCGAGCGGCCGGACCGAAGGTATCTGCTGGTAA
- the yaaA gene encoding peroxide stress protein YaaA has product MLMVISPAKTLDFETPPVTQRFTQPQYLDHSQELILQLRELSPAQISELMHVSDKIGGLNAARFGSWTPAFTPANAKQALLAFKGDVYTGLNAETLGEADFDYAQQHLRMLSGLYGLLRPLDLMQPYRLEMGTKLANARGKDLYAFWGTRISEWLNEALAEQGDDLLLNLASNEYFSAVKRTALNARIINTEFKDLKNGQYKIISFYAKKARGMMSRFVIEERINDPAALKQFDVQGYRYSAEQSKPDNLVFLRDHAPE; this is encoded by the coding sequence ATGCTGATGGTGATTTCACCCGCCAAGACCCTCGATTTCGAGACCCCGCCCGTCACTCAACGCTTCACCCAGCCGCAGTACCTCGATCACTCCCAGGAACTGATCCTGCAATTGCGCGAACTGAGCCCGGCGCAAATCAGCGAACTGATGCACGTCTCCGACAAGATCGGCGGCCTCAACGCCGCGCGCTTCGGCAGCTGGACCCCGGCCTTCACTCCGGCCAACGCCAAGCAGGCGTTGCTGGCGTTCAAGGGCGACGTGTACACCGGCCTGAATGCCGAAACCCTGGGCGAAGCCGATTTCGACTACGCCCAGCAGCATCTGCGCATGCTTTCCGGCCTGTACGGCCTGCTGCGCCCGCTGGACCTGATGCAGCCCTATCGCCTGGAAATGGGCACCAAGCTGGCCAACGCCCGCGGCAAGGACCTGTACGCCTTCTGGGGCACGCGCATCAGCGAATGGCTCAACGAAGCCCTGGCCGAACAAGGCGACGACCTGCTGCTCAACCTGGCTTCCAACGAATACTTCTCGGCGGTCAAGCGCACGGCCCTGAACGCCCGGATCATCAATACCGAGTTCAAGGACCTGAAGAACGGCCAGTACAAGATCATCAGCTTCTACGCCAAGAAGGCCCGGGGCATGATGAGCCGCTTCGTCATAGAAGAACGCATCAACGACCCGGCGGCCCTCAAGCAGTTCGATGTCCAGGGTTACCGCTACAGCGCCGAACAGTCGAAACCCGATAATCTGGTTTTCCTGCGCGATCACGCACCGGAATAA
- the algK gene encoding alginate biosynthesis TPR repeat lipoprotein AlgK gives MTKTAPVAAAAGCDRVQRTREGDECGLANTARRPEPVRYAADRSLRQRLQGSALLLPLVTAMALAGCAGLPDQRLANEALKRGDTVLAEQNYRQLADLGYSDAQVGLADIQMETRDPAKIKQAEATYRAAADTSPRAQARLGRLLVAKPGSTEAEHHEAEGLLKKAFANGEGNTLIPLAMLYLQYPQSFPKVNAQQQISQWRSAGYPEAGLAQVLLYRTQGTYDQHLAEVETICKAALNVTDICYVELATVYQKRGQPEQQAELLKQLQAGHARGAISAQRVDSVARVLGDASLGKTDEKTAQALLEPIAPAYPASWVTLAQLLYDFPELGDVDKMMQYLDNGRAADQPRAELLLGKLYYEGKMVPADAKVAEEHFKKAQGKEVAADYYLGQIYRRGYLGQVYPQKALDHLLTAARNGQNSADFAIAQLFSQGKGTKPDPLNAYVFSQLAKTQDTPQANELAQQLEAQLPPGQRAEAQRLLQQEQAVRGALSQNTLELHALQEEDGEESL, from the coding sequence ATGACGAAAACGGCCCCTGTAGCCGCTGCCGCAGGCTGCGATCGAGTGCAACGCACTCGTGAAGGGGATGAATGCGGTCTGGCGAACACAGCGCGCCGTCCGGAACCCGTCCGCTACGCGGCCGATCGCAGCCTGCGGCAGCGGCTACAGGGTTCGGCATTGCTGTTGCCTCTGGTGACCGCCATGGCCCTGGCCGGTTGCGCCGGCCTGCCCGACCAGCGCCTGGCCAACGAAGCCCTGAAGCGCGGCGACACCGTGCTCGCGGAGCAGAACTACCGGCAGCTGGCGGACCTGGGTTACAGCGACGCCCAGGTCGGCCTGGCCGATATCCAGATGGAAACCCGCGACCCGGCGAAGATCAAGCAAGCCGAGGCGACCTACCGCGCCGCGGCCGACACTTCGCCGCGGGCCCAGGCGCGCCTGGGTCGCCTGCTGGTGGCCAAGCCCGGCTCCACCGAAGCCGAGCACCACGAAGCCGAAGGCCTGTTGAAAAAGGCCTTCGCCAATGGTGAAGGCAACACCCTGATCCCGCTGGCGATGCTCTACCTGCAATATCCGCAGAGCTTCCCCAAGGTCAACGCCCAGCAGCAGATCAGCCAATGGCGCAGCGCCGGCTACCCGGAAGCCGGCCTGGCCCAGGTGCTGCTGTATCGCACCCAGGGTACCTACGACCAGCACCTGGCCGAGGTGGAAACCATCTGCAAGGCGGCTCTGAACGTCACCGATATCTGCTACGTCGAACTGGCCACCGTGTACCAGAAACGCGGCCAGCCGGAGCAACAGGCCGAGCTGCTCAAACAGCTGCAGGCCGGCCACGCCCGCGGCGCCATCAGCGCGCAACGGGTCGACAGCGTGGCCCGGGTGCTGGGCGATGCGAGCCTGGGCAAGACCGACGAGAAAACCGCGCAGGCGCTGCTGGAGCCGATCGCTCCCGCCTACCCCGCCTCCTGGGTCACCCTGGCGCAGCTGCTCTACGACTTCCCTGAACTCGGCGACGTCGACAAGATGATGCAGTACCTGGACAACGGTCGCGCCGCCGACCAGCCCCGCGCCGAACTGCTGCTGGGCAAGCTCTACTACGAAGGCAAGATGGTCCCGGCCGACGCCAAGGTCGCCGAAGAACACTTCAAGAAGGCCCAGGGCAAGGAAGTCGCCGCCGATTACTACCTCGGCCAGATCTACCGCCGCGGCTACCTGGGCCAGGTCTATCCGCAAAAAGCCCTGGACCACCTGCTGACCGCCGCGCGCAACGGCCAGAACAGCGCCGACTTCGCCATCGCCCAGCTGTTCTCCCAGGGCAAGGGCACCAAGCCCGACCCGCTCAACGCCTATGTCTTCAGCCAGCTGGCCAAGACCCAGGACACCCCGCAAGCCAACGAGCTTGCGCAACAACTCGAAGCCCAACTGCCGCCAGGCCAACGCGCCGAGGCCCAACGCCTGCTGCAACAGGAGCAGGCCGTGCGTGGCGCCTTGAGCCAGAACACGTTGGAACTGCACGCGCTGCAGGAAGAAGACGGTGAGGAATCCCTATGA
- the alg8 gene encoding mannuronan synthase has product MHRLKHGLLQAAGWLFFLSLLMGLALALPASTFDSESKDFIFLIGAVGIWRYSMGATHFVRGMLFLYVVYPHLRRKVRKLGKAADPSHVYLMVTSFRIDALTTAQVYGSVIREAIDCGFPTTVVCSIVEMSDELLVKSLWARMNPPAHVKLDFVRIPGTGKRDGLAFGFRAISRHLPDDRAVVAVIDGDTVLGEGVVRKTVPWFQLFGNVGGLTTNEFCEVRGGYIMSEWHKLRFAQRHINMCSMALSKRVLTMTGRMSVFRASVVTNPDFIADVESDSLQHWRLGRFKFLTGDDKSSWFSLMRLGYDTFYVPDAAINTVEHPPEKSFIKASRKLMFRWYGNNLRQNSRALGLGLKRLGLFTSVVLFDQRVSMWTSLLGLTVALIASFKYGTAFILVYLLWIGITRLLLTLLLSCSGHRIGPAYPLILYYNQIVGALVKIYVFFRLDQQSWTRQPTALSRDLASFQRWFNTWSSRTMTFSAGSIFVAALLLMV; this is encoded by the coding sequence ATGCACAGGCTAAAGCACGGCCTACTTCAGGCCGCAGGTTGGCTGTTTTTCTTGAGTTTACTGATGGGTCTCGCCCTGGCGTTGCCCGCGTCCACATTCGACTCCGAATCGAAGGACTTCATCTTCCTGATTGGCGCCGTGGGTATCTGGCGCTACTCGATGGGTGCCACGCATTTCGTGCGCGGCATGCTGTTTCTCTACGTGGTCTACCCGCACCTGCGCCGCAAGGTCCGCAAGCTGGGCAAGGCCGCCGATCCGTCCCACGTGTACCTGATGGTCACCAGCTTCCGGATCGACGCCCTGACCACCGCCCAGGTCTATGGCTCGGTGATCCGTGAAGCCATCGACTGCGGCTTCCCTACCACCGTGGTCTGCTCGATCGTGGAGATGTCCGACGAGCTGCTGGTGAAAAGCCTCTGGGCCCGCATGAACCCGCCAGCCCACGTCAAGCTCGACTTCGTGCGCATCCCCGGCACCGGCAAGCGCGACGGCCTGGCCTTCGGTTTCCGCGCCATCTCCCGCCACCTGCCGGACGACCGCGCCGTGGTAGCGGTGATCGACGGCGACACCGTGCTCGGCGAAGGCGTGGTGCGCAAGACCGTGCCCTGGTTCCAGCTGTTCGGCAACGTCGGCGGCCTGACCACCAACGAGTTCTGCGAAGTGCGCGGCGGCTACATCATGAGCGAATGGCACAAGCTGCGCTTCGCCCAGCGCCACATCAACATGTGCTCCATGGCCCTGTCCAAGCGCGTGCTGACCATGACCGGACGCATGTCGGTGTTCCGCGCCAGCGTGGTCACCAACCCGGACTTCATCGCCGACGTGGAAAGCGACTCGCTGCAACACTGGCGCCTGGGCCGCTTCAAGTTCCTCACCGGCGACGACAAGTCCAGCTGGTTCAGCCTGATGCGCCTGGGCTACGACACCTTCTACGTGCCCGATGCGGCGATCAACACCGTGGAACACCCGCCAGAGAAGAGTTTCATCAAGGCCAGCCGCAAGCTGATGTTCCGCTGGTACGGCAACAACCTGCGGCAGAACTCCCGGGCCCTGGGCCTGGGTCTCAAGCGCCTGGGCCTGTTCACCAGCGTGGTGCTGTTCGACCAGCGCGTGTCGATGTGGACCTCCCTGCTCGGCCTGACCGTGGCCCTGATCGCCAGCTTCAAGTACGGCACCGCCTTCATCCTGGTGTACCTGCTGTGGATCGGTATCACCCGCCTGCTGCTGACCCTGCTGCTGTCCTGTTCGGGGCACCGGATCGGCCCGGCCTACCCTTTGATCCTCTATTACAACCAGATCGTCGGGGCCCTGGTGAAGATCTACGTGTTCTTCCGCCTCGACCAACAGTCCTGGACCCGCCAACCGACTGCTCTGTCCCGTGACCTCGCCAGCTTTCAACGTTGGTTCAACACCTGGTCGTCTCGGACCATGACCTTCTCCGCCGGCAGCATTTTCGTCGCCGCGCTGCTGCTGATGGTCTGA
- a CDS encoding alginate export family protein, whose protein sequence is MKLNPFVKAGIGLSFALIWSCPTLAAITESKNFGLEVKITGQSEDDRDLGTLGGGDVNGVGLDLRPWVYGESGNWSAYAMGQAVTSTDIIETDTLQQSDGASTESSNNSDRKSKKNYLAMREFWIGYSGLTPYPGEQLKFGRQRLRNDDGQWRDTNIEALNWTFDTTLLRANVGIAERFSEYRTDLKELAPEDKDRLHVYGDVAYQWTPGHWAGVRAHHSHDDGKLDYPVPGEATDSLDKRQNGDLTWLGLEANSDAYNWRNTNTVNYWASITGMSGDRDKVNALNADGTRPAQAKSGESLDGWATDLGVRLRLDPKWQVGAAYARASGDYEQNGLESNRSNYTGTRSRVHRFGEAFRGEMNNMQTATLFGSWMLADEYDASLIYHKFWRVDGNKPVGSNGINAVENNYDDATGALLSSSSLPLRDGEKDLGQEVDLVVTKYFKQGLLPAALSQSIDEPSALVRFRGGVFKPGDAYGKNVDSYMHRAFVDVIWRF, encoded by the coding sequence ATGAAGTTGAATCCATTCGTGAAGGCCGGTATCGGCCTGAGCTTCGCCCTGATCTGGTCCTGTCCGACGCTCGCGGCCATCACCGAGAGCAAGAACTTCGGCCTGGAAGTGAAGATCACCGGCCAGTCCGAAGACGACCGTGACCTCGGCACCCTGGGCGGCGGCGACGTCAACGGCGTCGGCCTCGACCTGCGGCCCTGGGTCTACGGCGAAAGCGGCAACTGGAGCGCCTACGCCATGGGCCAGGCGGTGACCTCGACCGATATCATCGAGACCGACACCCTGCAGCAGTCCGACGGCGCCAGCACCGAAAGCAGCAACAACAGCGACCGCAAGAGCAAGAAGAACTACCTGGCGATGCGCGAGTTCTGGATCGGCTACAGCGGCCTCACCCCCTACCCGGGCGAGCAGTTGAAGTTCGGTCGCCAGCGCCTGCGCAACGACGACGGCCAATGGCGCGACACCAACATCGAAGCCCTGAACTGGACCTTCGACACCACCCTGCTGCGCGCCAACGTCGGCATCGCCGAGCGCTTCAGCGAGTACCGCACCGACCTCAAGGAGCTGGCGCCGGAAGACAAGGATCGCCTGCATGTCTACGGCGATGTGGCCTACCAGTGGACCCCGGGGCATTGGGCTGGCGTGCGCGCTCACCACAGCCACGACGACGGCAAGCTCGACTACCCGGTCCCGGGCGAAGCCACCGACTCCCTGGACAAGCGCCAGAACGGTGACCTGACCTGGCTTGGCCTGGAAGCCAACAGCGACGCCTACAACTGGCGCAACACCAACACCGTCAACTACTGGGCGAGCATCACCGGCATGAGCGGCGACCGCGACAAGGTCAACGCGCTGAACGCCGACGGCACCCGCCCGGCCCAGGCCAAGAGCGGCGAGAGCCTCGACGGCTGGGCCACCGACCTCGGCGTGCGCCTGCGCCTTGACCCGAAATGGCAGGTCGGCGCGGCCTACGCCCGCGCCAGCGGCGACTACGAACAGAACGGACTGGAAAGCAACCGCTCGAACTACACCGGGACCCGCTCGCGGGTGCACCGTTTCGGCGAAGCCTTCCGCGGCGAAATGAACAACATGCAGACCGCCACCCTGTTCGGTTCCTGGATGCTCGCCGACGAATACGACGCCAGCCTGATCTACCACAAGTTCTGGCGCGTGGACGGCAACAAGCCGGTGGGCAGCAACGGTATCAACGCCGTGGAAAACAACTACGACGACGCCACCGGCGCCCTGCTCTCCAGCTCGTCCCTGCCGCTGCGCGATGGCGAGAAAGACCTTGGCCAGGAAGTGGACCTGGTGGTCACCAAGTACTTCAAGCAAGGCCTGCTGCCGGCCGCGCTCAGCCAGTCGATCGACGAGCCTTCGGCGCTGGTGCGCTTTCGTGGCGGCGTGTTCAAGCCGGGCGATGCCTATGGCAAGAACGTCGACTCGTACATGCACCGCGCCTTTGTCGACGTGATCTGGCGCTTCTGA